The genome window TATATATCCTATTGCTAAATTATTCCTTTATGCTGCAAGAATGAAGTCAGAATCAATCTCAGAGATTTAGTTAGATTGTGCGGTGAGGATATTACTAGCTCATGTCTCTTAATCACGTGGTGATTGCCAAAATTCTCGATAAAATCAATTTGCGTCAAGAGTTAAGGTTAGCCTGTCGTTTCTTACTGGAAGTTAATGAACACGACGGCTACGATCTGTTGATTCGCGCTAGGGATCAATCATCGGCTGATGCAATCGCCCGACTTGGAGTTGATTTAATTTGCTGTGCTGCGTCGGTGATACCAATGCGTTATCTAATGGTTTGGGGTCCTAGAAATGGTAGGCCATTGATATTTCCTGCCAAGGAAATTCTGAGCCAGTTGAAGGTGCATCAACTCACTGTGAGCGATAATGTACTTGACTTCAAGACTTAGCTGCCTAGAGAGTGCTACTCAGAGAATCAACTGTTTACATGCAACTGTTTACAGTAATTACATTAAGTGCTGGGCAAGCCAAATTTCCAGCGATCGCAGCCAGTGTTTCCAAGTTTGGCCATCATCGGTAATTGGCTCTACCAAGATAGTAAACAGACCTAGACGATTGCCTGCTAACACATCAGTGAACAGTCGATCGCCCACCATTCCTACCTGTTGGGGGGGCAATGCCATGGCCGCCAAAGCTTGACGAATCTTGCGGCGAGATGGCTTGCCAGCTCCGGCTAAATAAGGCAAGCCTAGAGAATTTGCTATTTGTTGGATTCTAACCTCATTCAAATTATTGCTTACCAGCCAGATGTTTGCTTCTAACTTTAACTGGGTTGCCCATTGAACTAGCTCAACAGACAACTGACTCTTTGACGTAGGCAACAGAGTTTCATCCACATCTAAAATTAAGCCCTTGAGACCATGCTGGGCCAAAAGATCTGGGGTAAGGCTTAAGACTGTTGTTCCTAGGGTTAAGTCGGGTTCCAGCAAGGCGCGCCAAGACATAGGGTTGTTAAAAGAGAGATTGTAAACTGGCTATTGGGTCGTGCTTCTAGGTCTTAGTCCCATTATTTGAGCTGGGATTACCCTTCACTAGGGTATCTTGAATAGTGTTGGCTTCTTGCTCGATTAAGGCCGCAACTTGCTCAGTCAAGGCTTCTGGATTCATAAAGACAATCTTAGAGTTAGGGCTTTCACTCAGCTTAAAGCTAGAGTCCATATATCCCTTGGCAATCAAAAACTGCATAATCTCCCTGGCATTTTCGCCTTGCAGTGCTTCAGATATCTTTTTCACGTAGGCTAGCGTGCCTTCAGCCTCTACTTCGGCTGCTCGTTTCTTTCCTTCTGCTTCAGAGATTGAGGCCTGTCGCTTACTGCGAGCAGCACTTTCCAACTCCAGCGCCTCTAGAATCTTGGGGGTGGGGGTAATGCTCTTTACTTCCACACGAGTGACTTTTACACCCCACGTTTCTGTCACCTTGTCCAATTCTAGGAGCATGGTGCGGTTGATTTCTTCCCGCGAGGAAAAGGTTTTTGACAATTCCATTTGCCCGATCGCCGATCGCAGGTTGGTCAACACCAGTGTTTTGATTGCACCCTCCACGTCTTCAACATCGTAGTAAGCAACTTTAAGATCAACAACTCGCCAATAGACCACAGCGTCTACGTTCACCGGTGAGCCATCTTTAGTGATAGCTTCAGTCGGCTCTACATCGGTGTATTGCTCACCAGCAGTGTACTCACAAACAATTGTGTCGAACAACGGCANNNNNNNNNNGTTCAACCCTGGCTTTAGGGTTCTTTTATATTTTCCCAAGCGTTCTACGATAGCCTGATCGCCCTGACGGATAATTTTGGCAGACCCCGCAGTATAGCCGATCGCAGCTAACACAACAGCAGCTACAAACGCAAGCACTGAAGACATAGGTGTGAAACTCTCCTAGCTCAACCTAACGAGGAGCATATGTCCCTAGTGTACTCGCTTTGGCTGAAAACCATCCCCACCTTACAGATCCCTTGAGATCTGATCCTGAAAACTATTACATTAAGGTAAACAACTGTAAAGTCACACTCATAATCCTGCTGTTATCAGATTCAGTATCCATGATGCGATTTAAGATGCCTAGTCTCACGTCATTCGCTCTTGTTGCCCAACCGTTGCTAATGAGGCTAATGGCTTTATTGCTGGTTAGTCTGACTTGCATGCTAGCAGCACCAGCCTACGCCTATGACAACCCTGAACTGTTGCCAGATAGCCCCACAAATGTCATCGATTTGGCAAGAACATTGACGGCCATCCAAGAGGCTCAGTTAGATCAGGAACTGTCAGACTTTGAGGCAGAAACAGGATGGAAACTGCGAGTGCTGACTCAGTTTGATCGCACTCCAGGCCGAGCCGTCAAGGAATTTTGGAACCTAGACGACAAAAGTGTGATGTTGGTGGCCGATGCCCGTGGCGGTAACCTCTTGAACTTCAGCGTGGGCGATGACTTGTATCCATTACTGCCACGCACGTTTTGGATAGAGCTGCAAACCCGCTATGGCAACCAGTTCTTTGTGCGTGAAAACGGCGAAGATCAATCAATTATTCAGGCTATTCGTTCCCTTGAGTACTGCCTACGTCGAAACGGTTGCAAAGTGGTGCCAGGGTTACCCAGAGAGCAGTGGATTCTGACCTTAATTACCTCCGTAGTGGGTGGGATTGTGCTGGGATTTGCGTCTCAACCCCGTGGCGGCAAGCCGTTTGCATGGCAGTGGGCACTAATTTTCTCGCCACTGTGGGGTATCTTGTTTATTGCTTTCGGGATTGGGCCGGTAGTGACGCGAACAACGGATTGGTTACCTCTGCTACGTAACATTATGGGATTTGCGATCGGTGCCCTGGTAGCCTACCTTACCCCCATGTTAAATCAACCGTCCCCATCATCAGAGTAGCAAGCTCCGTTGGTGATGTACTGAATCTTAGCTGCGCTAGACCCTAGTTGTTAGGAACTTGGCTGGGTATGATTCAGTCTGTAAGGATTACGGGTTGTTAAGAGTCAACGATGGTTAGGGTTAGGCAATTCGGTGGACGGTTTACAGTGCAAGCAGCGATAGCTATGGTGCTAGCGGGGATAGGCACAGCGCTTACTTCGCCTGCTCTAGCTCAGATCATTATCGCACCGCCACCTGTGATTATCGTGCCACCGGATGTAGTTATTGTGCCGCCAGAGAAGCGTCCAGTGCTAGTGGAGTTTGAGGCATTGGGTAAGGACTGGGGCAGTGTCTGGGTTAACGGGCAGGAGTTAGTCACGTTTCGGAATTTTAACCGTCGGCAAGCGATCGCCCTCAAACCTGGAGCCTATCGGATTGTCGTTACAGGCACTACGCGCATGGATGTGTGGGATGCTGGTTACCTTGATGTCAGTAAAGATACCAACATTATCCGCATCCGTGTTGCTAAAGGTTACCGACTCATGCCCGTTAGTCAACCGCAGGTATGGTTGCCTGATAGCAATTTGGACTGGATGAGGGTGTGGCACTGAGGGCCATCGTCAAGTTTATTGCTTATGATGGCAATTACGGTTCCCCAACTTCAACGACGTTAATTAACAACCTTGAGCGATCCAACTATTCCTAGTCATCCCTACGCTTGGATTGAGCAATCTCTGGCGACCATCCGGCGGGCACGGTGGCATCGCAGCGTAAAAACAATTACCGGCTTGCCCGGTGCAGAGGTTGTACTCGACGGTAAGCTTGTAATTAACTTTGCTAGCAATGACTATCTGGGGCTGGCTGGGGATGCTCGGCTGATTGAGGCAGCGATCGCAGCGACCCGCACCTACGGCACAGGCAGTACAGGCTCTCGCCTGCTCAGCGGTCACCGACTATTGCACCAACAGCTAGAACGAGCCATCGCTGAGTTAAAGCAAACAGAAGATGCCTTAGTGTTTAGTTCTGGCTATTTGGCTAATGTGGGCACCATCGCTGCCTTAGTGGGTAAGCGAGACCTGATTCTTAGCGATCGCTATAACCATTCCAGTTTGAAAACAGGGGCGATCGCCAGTGGAGCCACTGTTCTGGACTATGACCACTGTGACCTTACTGACTTACAGCGCCAGCTTAGCCACCACCGCGCAGCTCATCGTCGTTGCCTAATTCTTACGGATACAGTATTTAGCATGGATGGTGACCTCTGTCCGTTGCCTGAAATCTTAGACTTAGCAGCCCATTTTGACTGTATGGTGCTAGTTGACGAAGCCCACGCCACTGGTGTGCTAGGAACTACAGGTGCAGGGGCGGTTGAATATTTGGGTTGCACGGGCAAACCCCTAGTTCAGATGGGTACTCTCAGCAAAGCATTAGGCAGTCTAGGTGGCTATGTTGCAGGCTCTCGACCTGTGATTGACTTTTTGCGCAATCGTGCACCTAGTTGGGTCTACACAACAGCACTGTCTCCAGCAGATGCGGCTGCTGCTTTGGCAGCAATTCATATTGTGCAAGCTGAACCCCATCGCCGAACTCAACTTTGGGAAAAAGTGCACTGGTGGCATCACTACTGGTCAGAGATTGCAGGTCGATCGTCTCCACCGCCGTCTGCTCCACCCATACCTATCATCTGCCTGCCCTTGCCAGATGCGGCTACTGCTCTCCAGGTAGGTCAACAGCTACTGCATCAGGGGATCTTTGCTCCGGCAATTCGTCCGCCAACGGTGCCCACTAGCCGAATTCGCCTGACTCTGATGGCAACTCACCAGCGGCATCATCTCGAACAACTAGCCTCAGTGCTGGCATCGACTCTCTATAGANNNNNNNNNNGTGATTCCAACTGCCAGAGACAAAACTTGCCAGTAAATTCATCGCAGGTCGTATTATCCACAACCTATGCTTCTAGGAAAACATGGCAAGCCAAGTTGATTTGACCTCAAACATGAACACTGTTCTCAAGCCCCATGCATTGCCGCGCCTATATGCAATTACGCTGCACCTTGCGAGCGCTCCATCGTACCGGATACTGTACCGTGTTCACTTGGGCACGCATTCCCCGTGATGCCAATGGTGAGGTTGCTAACACTGTTGCCCTTGCCCCCAACTGGATGATTAAGACGCTTTCTCCGGATCAAAGCTAGACCCAAATGGCTTAGTTGATTGACCCCACAGAAAAGCTGGTGTTTGCCTATCTGGCTATCAAAGGCATTCTGGTTTTCGAGGCAGCGGACGATCGCCTACCCATGTCTGATTTTGCTAAACCAGTTGTCCTAACGATTGGGGCACCTGTGCAGTTAGTTGGAAGCATAGCCATAGTTGCCAAATTTCCAGATGGCTTTGGGGGCAAATTGGCCAAACAGTGAGTAGTACCTTGCTGACTCCCAGCCTTTGTCTTTTGGGCAGATATGCTGCTGTATATGGTTTACCTAACAACCAGAACTCTACAGATTGCCTTGGTGGTAGCAAGGGTTTTGCCGAGTAACTGTCTATGCCTTTTTGGTGCAGTACTTCAACAGTTCAGTACTGTGGCTTCTAGAAAGCTATTGGTCTGCCAAGTTGTAGCCCTTTTAACCATTCCTCACCTATTGTTGTACATGGTGCCACTAGGCAGGCGTGACTACGCTACGATAGCGCGTCTGCCACTACCGCGGTAAAAAGTATTCTGGCGGCGAGATACTCTGGCTAGGTTTTCAGTTCGTGTTAGTTTGCTGGTTTCACTCGTATCTGCGATCTTAGCTGCATCTTGAACGCAAGAGAGTGCTAGGCCAACCAGCACGAAAGTAAATAGGGAAACAGAGATAAGGGATTTCATAGGACTCACCGTTCTCTAAACGTTTAATCCTCTTTACGCTTTGGATGAGTCGTGTCCGGAGAAAACGGGTGATTGAGCCTATAGCCATATGGCTGATTTCCATAGGTTTTTGAGCACTGCCAACTTACGAAATGACGCTAAAGAGATAAGTGACTGTATGGCAGTCAACAATAGAATTTTGCGGCTCTAGACGTAGCTTTGTGATGCCAGATGGGCTGATGATGTGGCTTTTGCGTAACTCTGGCTGCCAAAGAATTGTATTGTTAGACAGTAACAATTCTGAGCAACTGGGAAGGGCGATCGCTATGGGCAAAGTCGGAGTTTTATTGTTAAATCTGGGTGGGCCAGACAAGCTAGAGGATGTTCGTCCTTTTCTCTATAACTTGTTTGTTGATCCAGAGATCATCCGGCTACCATCCCCCCTATTGCAAGCACCTTTGGCTTGGCTCATTTCCACCTTGCGAGCCAAAAAGTCTCAGGAAAATTATCAAAAAATTGGGGGTGGTTCACCCCTACGCCGAATTACCGAAGCTCAAGCTCAAGCATTGGAAACCGAGCTGCTCAACAGTGGTCACCAAGTCAAGGTTTATGTTGGGATGCGGTATTGGTATCCCTTCACAGAAGCCACGATCGCTCAAATTAAGCAGGATAGGGTTAAGCGGCTTGTGATTTTGCCGTTGTATCCTCAATTTTCCATCAGCACTAGCGGTTCTAGCTTTCGCCTGCTAGAGCGATTGTGGAATTCAGATCCAGTCCTGCAAACGATGCAGTACACAGTGGTGCCATCTTGGTATCAGCATCCAGACTATTTGCGATCAATGGCTGAATTGATAGCCCAAGAACTTGACCAACTGCCTCAACCAGAGCAGGCCCACATTTTCTTCAGTGCCCATGGCGTGCCTGTCAGCTACGTAGAAGAAGCTGGAGATCCTTACCAGCGGGAAATCGAAGATTGTGTCACCCTAATTATGAAGCAATTGAATCGACCAAATGCCTACACATTGGCCTATCAAAGTCGAGTCGGGCCGGTGGAATGGTTGCAGCCCTACACAGATGAAGCAATTGTTGAGCTTGCTCACCAGCACGTCAAAACCTTAGTTGTAGTGCCAATTAGCTTTGTTTCAGAACATATTGAAACCCTAGAGGAAATCGATATGGAATATCGAGAAATTGCAGAACATGCTGGCATTGAGACCTTTGTGCGGGTACCTGCCCTAAACACCTACCCTACCTTTATCAAGGCCCTAGCCAATCTAGTGGTCACAGCGCTCCAAGAGCCTCCTGTGCACTTCAGCGATACAGTCCGTCCACAACCAAATCTGAAAAACTATCCTCAGGGGCCTTGGGCTTGGGGACTGACTCCTTCGGCTGAAGTGTGGAACGGTCGGTTGGCAATGTTAGGGCTTCTAGCTGTGGCTATAGAAATACTGTTAGGTCGGGGACCACTGCATAGTCTTGGCTTGCTATAGGTTAGCAGTCTTCTACAGGCAGGATTTTAACTGTTGTGGAATTGCTAGAAACACCGCACTATTTCACCATGTATTGAGTTATTGATCCAATTCAGCTATGCCAGACTCACTGCGCTCTCGCCAACACCCGCTGATTTGTCAGTTGGCAACTTGTATTGAAACGATTTGGCAAACCCAGTTAGACCTGTCTCCCTTTGCTGTTCCAGAGGGGTTAGGCTATGTCGAAGGTTCTCTAGAAGGGGAAACCCTAGTGATTGAAAATCATTGTTACCAGGCTCCTCAGTTTCGGAAGTTACATCTGGAATTGGCACAGGTTAGTAATGGACTAGATATTCTGCACTGTGTAATGTTTCCTCGTCCTGAGTATGCGTTGCCTATGTTTGGCGCTGATTTAGTGGGCACTGGGCGGGGTGGCATTAGTGCAGCGATCGCCGATCTGTCGCCCATTAGTGCAGATCACACCTTGCCAGACCACTATCGTCAAGCCCTCTCGGCACTACCAGAGTTGAATTTTGCCCAGCCTCGCGCATTGCCTGAGTGGGGAGACATTTTTTCTGAGTTTTGCCTATTTGTACGACCCGCAGGAGCCGACGAGGAAGCAGCTTTTCTTCAACGTGTGCAAGATTTTTTGATGCTGCACTGCCAAATGGCTAAGGCAACTGTGCCGTCAGATTCCGAGGCTGAGATTGCTGCGACGATCGCAGGCCAACGCTACTATTGCACGAAGCAGCAGCAAAATGACAAAACTCGCCGAGTGTTAGAAAAGTCCTTTGGGGTAGAGTGGGCAAATCGATACATGACTACAATGCTGTTTGATATCGTTGATCTAGCCTAGAGAATCTAGGTGCCGCTTCAGCAGCTTAAGCCTCTAGCCTTTAACCAAAGGATAGAGAGATACCCGATAGAACGCTTACATCATTAGTTCTGCAATCTCATAATCCAAAATGATCGCATTATTCATAGGGTGGACTTTATGGATCCAAACATTATTGTCCTCTTCCTAATCACTTGGTAATCCATGCTACAAATTTAGAGCAAGGAGTGTAGGAATCTGTTAACGCTAGCAATCGTGCATAGTTTGGGATTCATTAATGGCGCAATTGCAAACTAGTGTAATCGGACAATCGCAAGCCAATCGTCAAGCCCGTAGGCGGCTGGTTACAGAGGTGACGATCGTCGCTGGGGTGGCATTGCTGCTGTTGTTGGTGATTCCACCGTTACTGACAG of Cyanobacteriota bacterium contains these proteins:
- a CDS encoding YqeG family HAD IIIA-type phosphatase; translation: MSWRALLEPDLTLGTTVLSLTPDLLAQHGLKGLILDVDETLLPTSKSQLSVELVQWATQLKLEANIWLVSNNLNEVRIQQIANSLGLPYLAGAGKPSRRKIRQALAAMALPPQQVGMVGDRLFTDVLAGNRLGLFTILVEPITDDGQTWKHWLRSLEIWLAQHLM
- a CDS encoding paraslipin; the encoded protein is PLFDTIVCEYTAGEQYTDVEPTEAITKDGSPVNVDAVVYWRVVDLKVAYYDVEDVEGAIKTLVLTNLRSAIGQMELSKTFSSREEINRTMLLELDKVTETWGVKVTRVEVKSITPTPKILEALELESAARSKRQASISEAEGKKRAAEVEAEGTLAYVKKISEALQGENAREIMQFLIAKGYMDSSFKLSESPNSKIVFMNPEALTEQVAALIEQEANTIQDTLVKGNPSSNNGTKT
- a CDS encoding paraslipin is translated as MSSVLAFVAAVVLAAIGYTAGSAKIIRQGDQAIVERLGKYKRTLKPGLN
- a CDS encoding TPM domain-containing protein translates to MALLLVSLTCMLAAPAYAYDNPELLPDSPTNVIDLARTLTAIQEAQLDQELSDFEAETGWKLRVLTQFDRTPGRAVKEFWNLDDKSVMLVADARGGNLLNFSVGDDLYPLLPRTFWIELQTRYGNQFFVRENGEDQSIIQAIRSLEYCLRRNGCKVVPGLPREQWILTLITSVVGGIVLGFASQPRGGKPFAWQWALIFSPLWGILFIAFGIGPVVTRTTDWLPLLRNIMGFAIGALVAYLTPMLNQPSPSSE
- the bioF gene encoding 8-amino-7-oxononanoate synthase, encoding MPSHPYAWIEQSLATIRRARWHRSVKTITGLPGAEVVLDGKLVINFASNDYLGLAGDARLIEAAIAATRTYGTGSTGSRLLSGHRLLHQQLERAIAELKQTEDALVFSSGYLANVGTIAALVGKRDLILSDRYNHSSLKTGAIASGATVLDYDHCDLTDLQRQLSHHRAAHRRCLILTDTVFSMDGDLCPLPEILDLAAHFDCMVLVDEAHATGVLGTTGAGAVEYLGCTGKPLVQMGTLSKALGSLGGYVAGSRPVIDFLRNRAPSWVYTTALSPADAAAALAAIHIVQAEPHRRTQLWEKVHWWHHYWSEIAGRSSPPPSAPPIPIICLPLPDAATALQVGQQLLHQGIFAPAIRPPTVPTSRIRLTLMATHQRHHLEQLASVLASTLYR
- the hemH gene encoding ferrochelatase; translation: MGKVGVLLLNLGGPDKLEDVRPFLYNLFVDPEIIRLPSPLLQAPLAWLISTLRAKKSQENYQKIGGGSPLRRITEAQAQALETELLNSGHQVKVYVGMRYWYPFTEATIAQIKQDRVKRLVILPLYPQFSISTSGSSFRLLERLWNSDPVLQTMQYTVVPSWYQHPDYLRSMAELIAQELDQLPQPEQAHIFFSAHGVPVSYVEEAGDPYQREIEDCVTLIMKQLNRPNAYTLAYQSRVGPVEWLQPYTDEAIVELAHQHVKTLVVVPISFVSEHIETLEEIDMEYREIAEHAGIETFVRVPALNTYPTFIKALANLVVTALQEPPVHFSDTVRPQPNLKNYPQGPWAWGLTPSAEVWNGRLAMLGLLAVAIEILLGRGPLHSLGLL
- a CDS encoding phycocyanobilin:ferredoxin oxidoreductase, producing MPDSLRSRQHPLICQLATCIETIWQTQLDLSPFAVPEGLGYVEGSLEGETLVIENHCYQAPQFRKLHLELAQVSNGLDILHCVMFPRPEYALPMFGADLVGTGRGGISAAIADLSPISADHTLPDHYRQALSALPELNFAQPRALPEWGDIFSEFCLFVRPAGADEEAAFLQRVQDFLMLHCQMAKATVPSDSEAEIAATIAGQRYYCTKQQQNDKTRRVLEKSFGVEWANRYMTTMLFDIVDLA